Proteins found in one Hypericibacter terrae genomic segment:
- a CDS encoding glycosyltransferase family 2 protein: MSARDPDHRRDGPTVAALVVTYFPDIDLPARLERLLAQVDRLVVVDNGSDPVCLAWKGGFASRRGVTILENGRNLGIAEALNRGMKLLAEEGHDWVLTMDQDSMIEEGSVAALLRTLSMDADPDRVAMVGSNRQDEGSDLAPHRWLRPKKRPPFFERVPCERIEANGVTLVITSGTLTSVKAFQALGPFKTEFFIDLVDFEYCLRARQAGYRILVSPEARMSHRIGAKRQSAIAAVTLSPMHHGPLRKYYMFRNGVHVMRAYGAAFPHWLVYQLLAMSEIIIGVFLFEDRKASKLRACLAGLWDGLLGRKGPAQRAF; this comes from the coding sequence ATGAGCGCCCGCGATCCGGATCATCGTCGTGACGGCCCGACCGTTGCCGCGCTGGTTGTGACCTACTTTCCCGACATCGACCTTCCGGCACGTCTGGAGCGGTTGTTGGCGCAGGTCGATCGGCTGGTCGTGGTCGATAACGGCTCGGATCCCGTCTGTCTCGCCTGGAAGGGCGGCTTCGCCAGCCGCCGCGGCGTCACGATCCTCGAGAATGGTCGAAATCTGGGTATCGCCGAGGCCCTCAATCGCGGGATGAAGCTTCTGGCCGAGGAGGGCCATGACTGGGTTCTGACGATGGATCAGGACAGCATGATCGAAGAGGGCTCTGTCGCCGCGTTGCTGCGGACACTTTCCATGGATGCCGATCCGGACCGGGTCGCGATGGTCGGTTCGAACCGCCAGGATGAGGGTAGCGACCTCGCCCCCCATCGTTGGCTGCGGCCGAAGAAGCGGCCGCCCTTCTTCGAGCGCGTTCCTTGCGAGCGTATCGAAGCCAACGGTGTCACGCTCGTCATCACCTCCGGTACCTTGACGAGCGTGAAGGCGTTCCAGGCGCTGGGACCGTTCAAGACCGAATTCTTCATCGATCTGGTTGATTTCGAATATTGCCTGCGCGCCCGGCAGGCCGGGTACCGGATTCTCGTCAGCCCGGAGGCGCGGATGTCGCACCGTATCGGCGCGAAACGGCAGAGCGCGATCGCCGCTGTGACCCTGTCGCCGATGCATCACGGTCCCTTGCGGAAATACTACATGTTCCGGAACGGCGTGCATGTGATGCGGGCCTATGGCGCGGCCTTTCCGCACTGGCTCGTTTACCAGCTGTTAGCCATGTCTGAGATTATAATCGGCGTTTTCCTCTTCGAAGATCGGAAGGCTTCCAAACTGCGAGCCTGCCTCGCCGGACTCTGGGACGGTCTCCTGGGGCGCAAGGGTCCCGCGCAACGAGCCTTCTGA
- a CDS encoding phosphatidate cytidylyltransferase → MSPMAKWLWLVAGILVVLVTASLVGYLLARRQQDQPSATIANLNSRIKAWWVMVVLIAIAFALGKTGVLVLFAFCSFTALREFITLTPTRRGDHIALATAFFIVLPAQYLLIGDNQYGIYSIFIPVYVFLGMPIIAALRGDTTLFISRIAEVQWGLMVSVFCVSHAPALLTLHIPGYEGQNAMLIVFLIMVVQASDVLQYVWGKLIGRNKIAPRLSPSKTIEGFVGGVASATALGAALWWITPFAWWQAGLMALVVNLMGFCGGLVMSAIKRDRGVKDWGQMIEGHGGMLDRLDSVIFAAPVFFHLTRFWWAV, encoded by the coding sequence ATGAGCCCCATGGCAAAATGGCTCTGGCTGGTCGCCGGCATCCTCGTCGTGCTGGTGACGGCGTCGCTGGTGGGGTATCTCCTCGCGCGCCGCCAGCAGGACCAGCCCAGCGCCACGATCGCGAACCTGAACAGCCGCATCAAGGCCTGGTGGGTGATGGTGGTGCTGATCGCCATCGCCTTCGCGCTCGGCAAGACGGGCGTACTGGTGCTCTTCGCCTTCTGTTCCTTCACCGCCTTGCGCGAGTTCATCACGCTCACACCGACGCGCCGCGGCGACCATATCGCGCTCGCCACCGCCTTCTTCATCGTGCTGCCGGCGCAATATCTGCTGATCGGTGATAATCAGTACGGGATCTATTCGATCTTCATCCCGGTCTATGTGTTTCTGGGGATGCCGATCATCGCCGCCTTGCGCGGCGACACCACCCTGTTCATCTCGCGCATTGCCGAGGTGCAGTGGGGCCTGATGGTGTCGGTCTTCTGCGTCTCCCACGCGCCGGCCCTGCTCACGCTCCATATCCCCGGCTATGAGGGCCAGAACGCGATGCTGATCGTGTTCCTGATCATGGTCGTGCAGGCGAGCGACGTGCTGCAATATGTCTGGGGCAAGCTGATCGGCCGGAACAAGATCGCGCCCCGCCTGTCGCCCTCCAAGACCATCGAAGGTTTTGTTGGCGGGGTCGCCAGCGCCACGGCGCTCGGCGCCGCCCTCTGGTGGATCACGCCCTTCGCCTGGTGGCAGGCGGGTCTGATGGCCCTGGTCGTCAATCTGATGGGCTTTTGCGGCGGGCTCGTCATGTCGGCCATCAAGCGCGACCGCGGGGTCAAGGACTGGGGCCAGATGATCGAGGGCCATGGCGGCATGCTCGACCGGCTCGACTCGGTGATCTTCGCCGCGCCCGTCTTCTTCCACCTGACCCGGTTCTGGTGGGCGGTGTAG
- a CDS encoding glycosyltransferase codes for MPTCPGQVRAVIWGTYDLGKPRTRILIRGLREAGVDLAECHAEVWAGVEDKAHSNRWAILGRMARMLAAYPGLIWRYLRAPSHDVVIVGYLGHLDVLMLWPFARLRGIPIVWDAFLSLYETVVEDRAMLRPRHPVARLLWAWDWLACRAADLVLLDTAAHARWFETSFGLPAGRTASLFVGAEPGSFAPLPERGSRRPGQPCRVLFYGQFIPLHGIETIVEAAARSDPNSLAWTIIGTGQEASRIRERLAARPVPHLTWIDWVPYAELREQMAEADICLGIFGESGKAARVIPNKAFQVIAAGRPLVTRESPAMREWIGDGARGVRLVRAGDADALLAGIRDLVASGEMEPDAGSFERLRSQIGPDSIGRSFKDLIMSLPIRDGNSARKLKATSP; via the coding sequence ATGCCGACATGTCCCGGGCAAGTCCGCGCCGTCATCTGGGGGACCTATGATCTGGGCAAGCCCCGGACCCGGATTCTCATTCGCGGGCTGCGCGAGGCGGGCGTCGATCTCGCGGAATGCCATGCCGAGGTCTGGGCCGGGGTCGAGGACAAGGCGCATAGCAATCGGTGGGCCATCCTCGGCCGGATGGCGAGGATGCTCGCGGCCTATCCCGGATTGATCTGGCGCTATCTGCGCGCGCCGTCCCATGACGTCGTCATCGTCGGATATCTCGGTCATCTCGACGTGCTGATGCTGTGGCCGTTCGCCCGGTTGCGCGGCATCCCGATTGTCTGGGACGCCTTCCTGTCGCTCTACGAGACCGTCGTCGAGGATCGCGCCATGCTGCGGCCGCGGCACCCGGTGGCGCGCCTCCTCTGGGCCTGGGACTGGCTCGCCTGTCGGGCAGCCGATCTGGTGCTGCTCGATACAGCGGCCCATGCGCGCTGGTTCGAGACGAGCTTCGGCTTGCCGGCAGGCCGCACGGCCTCGCTCTTCGTCGGTGCCGAGCCCGGGTCATTCGCGCCCTTGCCGGAGCGCGGCTCGCGACGGCCGGGCCAGCCCTGCCGGGTTCTGTTCTACGGGCAGTTCATTCCCCTGCACGGCATCGAGACCATCGTCGAGGCCGCCGCGCGATCCGATCCGAACAGTCTGGCCTGGACCATCATCGGGACGGGGCAGGAGGCGTCGCGGATTCGCGAGCGGCTTGCGGCGCGGCCGGTGCCGCATCTGACATGGATCGACTGGGTCCCCTATGCGGAGCTCCGGGAACAAATGGCGGAGGCCGACATCTGCCTCGGCATCTTCGGTGAATCCGGCAAGGCAGCCCGGGTAATCCCCAACAAGGCGTTCCAGGTGATTGCGGCGGGGCGTCCGCTGGTCACCCGGGAGTCTCCGGCCATGCGGGAGTGGATCGGCGACGGGGCCCGTGGCGTCAGGCTCGTCAGGGCCGGCGACGCCGATGCGCTCCTCGCGGGCATCCGCGATCTCGTCGCTTCGGGGGAAATGGAGCCCGATGCCGGCTCGTTCGAAAGGTTGCGGAGCCAGATCGGCCCCGATTCCATCGGGCGCAGCTTCAAAGACCTCATCATGTCCTTGCCGATCCGCGATGGGAACTCGGCCAGGAAGTTGAAGGCGACATCGCCATGA
- a CDS encoding SDR family oxidoreductase, giving the protein MTGMFSLTGKVALVSGASRGLGWAMATGLAEAGAHVVINGRDEAKLALKAKELADRGLGASALAFDVTDEVAVRDAIPAIVARQGRLDIVIGNAGIQHRAALGDWKLADWQRVIDTNLSACFVLAREASAPMIRQGAGRIIFTTSIAANLARATIPAYVSAKSGLWGLTKALAAELGPQGITVNAIGPGYFETEMNEALLANDEFTAWVKGRTPLRRWGKPPEIAGAAVFLASDAASYVNGHQLMVDGGFGSVF; this is encoded by the coding sequence ATGACCGGGATGTTTTCGCTGACGGGCAAGGTGGCGCTGGTCTCCGGCGCCTCGCGCGGGCTCGGCTGGGCGATGGCGACGGGGCTGGCCGAGGCCGGCGCGCATGTCGTCATCAATGGCCGCGACGAAGCCAAACTCGCGCTCAAGGCGAAGGAACTCGCCGACCGCGGCCTCGGGGCCAGCGCGCTCGCCTTCGACGTCACCGACGAGGTCGCGGTCCGCGACGCGATTCCCGCGATTGTCGCGCGACAAGGGCGGCTCGACATCGTCATCGGCAATGCCGGGATCCAGCATCGCGCGGCGCTGGGCGACTGGAAGCTCGCCGACTGGCAGCGCGTGATCGACACCAATCTCTCGGCGTGCTTCGTGCTGGCGCGCGAGGCCTCGGCGCCGATGATCCGCCAGGGTGCCGGCCGGATCATCTTCACCACCTCGATCGCGGCCAATCTCGCGCGCGCCACCATCCCGGCCTATGTCTCGGCCAAGAGCGGGCTCTGGGGGTTGACCAAGGCGCTGGCGGCCGAGCTCGGGCCGCAGGGCATCACCGTCAATGCGATCGGGCCCGGCTATTTCGAGACCGAGATGAACGAGGCCCTCCTCGCCAACGACGAGTTCACCGCCTGGGTCAAGGGCCGCACGCCGCTGAGGCGCTGGGGCAAGCCGCCGGAAATCGCCGGCGCGGCCGTGTTCCTGGCGTCGGACGCGGCCTCATACGTGAACGGCCATCAGCTCATGGTCGATGGCGGCTTCGGCAGCGTGTTCTGA
- a CDS encoding ArnT family glycosyltransferase encodes MSEAVTPVSALPHPAGVSGRIALRARLLLVGALAFALGLKLVLIFRININWDEFYYLSFVQDYLRGSVSDRFQTIHVHFFSWLPAVAESEIGQILIARAVMACCAIGSALLLLGIARRFLSREAALFGVLGYLSTTAVIEHGTSFRTDSIATLLVLLSLFLVLRKPGGPRGAAFAGVALAVAMLVTIKTAFYVALIGPVIWCLGAGSRDRVRLALAFGLSFGLVLGGLYMLHVFSLAQPAIGGATGYLRGTAAKVFLEDGPMPRWPELLVDIAQNPLYWFLAVQGAVIAWRAARARDTDGGWERWLPLLLAVPILTPLIYRNAFAYYYAFILPPAAILVGLVYDRIRQSASDARQLRSLRLLALLIVFQIGILLLRTTANLPDAIGPQRGTLDVVHAVFPEPVPYIDGYGVVSGFPRAGFFMSSWGVDKYRDAGEPVFRDLVAKAQPPLLLADSPSLYGALVPGVTVVPERALLPEDVAFLQANYLQHWGMIFVAGKDLDLPVSGDATEFEIAIGGDYRLESDAPLLIDGIMRRPGDVVTLAIGIHSIDADPGTIHVNLRWAAALPPPPGEPTDLWTFFSASQ; translated from the coding sequence ATGAGCGAGGCCGTCACCCCGGTATCGGCGCTGCCGCATCCTGCCGGCGTTTCCGGTCGGATCGCCCTGCGAGCCAGGCTCCTGCTGGTGGGCGCGCTCGCATTCGCGCTCGGGCTGAAGCTCGTTCTCATCTTCCGCATCAACATCAACTGGGACGAGTTCTACTATCTGTCCTTCGTGCAGGACTATCTGCGCGGGTCCGTCAGCGACCGGTTCCAGACGATCCATGTCCATTTCTTCTCCTGGCTGCCGGCGGTGGCCGAAAGCGAGATCGGACAGATTCTGATCGCCCGGGCCGTCATGGCGTGCTGCGCGATCGGCAGCGCCCTGCTGCTGCTGGGCATCGCGCGGCGCTTCCTCTCGCGCGAGGCCGCGTTGTTCGGTGTGCTGGGTTATCTCTCCACCACCGCAGTCATCGAGCATGGCACCAGCTTCCGGACCGATTCGATCGCGACGCTGCTCGTTCTCCTGTCGCTGTTCCTCGTGCTGCGAAAGCCGGGGGGACCGCGCGGCGCTGCCTTTGCCGGCGTCGCGCTGGCCGTGGCCATGCTGGTCACGATCAAGACGGCGTTCTACGTCGCACTCATCGGCCCGGTGATCTGGTGCCTCGGCGCCGGGTCCCGCGACCGCGTCCGCCTCGCGCTCGCTTTCGGCCTGAGCTTCGGGCTGGTCCTCGGCGGCCTCTACATGCTGCATGTCTTCAGCCTGGCGCAGCCCGCCATCGGCGGCGCGACCGGGTATCTGCGCGGAACGGCAGCGAAGGTGTTCCTCGAGGACGGCCCGATGCCCCGATGGCCGGAGCTGCTCGTCGATATCGCCCAGAATCCCCTCTATTGGTTCCTCGCGGTCCAGGGCGCGGTGATCGCGTGGCGGGCGGCCCGTGCGCGCGACACGGACGGCGGATGGGAGCGCTGGCTTCCCCTGCTGCTCGCGGTTCCGATCCTGACGCCGCTCATCTATCGCAATGCGTTCGCCTATTACTACGCCTTCATTCTGCCGCCGGCCGCGATCCTCGTCGGCCTCGTCTATGATCGGATTCGGCAGAGCGCCTCTGACGCAAGACAGCTTCGGAGTCTGAGGCTGCTCGCCCTGCTGATCGTTTTCCAGATCGGCATCTTGCTGCTTCGCACGACGGCGAACCTGCCCGATGCGATCGGGCCGCAACGCGGGACCCTGGATGTGGTCCATGCCGTCTTCCCCGAGCCGGTTCCCTATATCGACGGCTATGGCGTCGTGTCGGGTTTCCCGCGGGCGGGTTTCTTCATGAGCAGCTGGGGCGTTGACAAATATCGCGACGCGGGCGAGCCGGTGTTCCGGGACCTCGTGGCGAAGGCGCAGCCGCCGCTGCTCCTCGCGGATTCGCCGTCGCTCTACGGCGCCCTGGTCCCCGGCGTGACCGTGGTCCCGGAGCGGGCGCTGTTGCCGGAAGACGTCGCCTTCCTCCAGGCCAACTATCTGCAGCATTGGGGCATGATCTTCGTCGCCGGCAAGGATCTCGATCTGCCGGTCTCCGGCGATGCCACCGAATTCGAAATCGCCATCGGCGGCGACTATCGCCTCGAGTCCGACGCGCCGCTTCTGATCGACGGGATCATGCGGAGGCCGGGGGACGTCGTCACGCTTGCCATCGGCATCCATTCGATCGATGCCGATCCGGGCACCATCCATGTGAATCTGCGCTGGGCCGCGGCCCTGCCGCCCCCGCCGGGTGAGCCCACGGATCTCTGGACCTTCTTCTCGGCCTCGCAATGA
- a CDS encoding oligosaccharide flippase family protein yields the protein MRISPGLSSILRNFGFLLGSQMLTTLIGCGYAILLARLLGPDLYGTLTYGYSWYLTFITLTYLGLDMVLAREVGRDPARAPSLAGSTLALRAAIATLVAILSAVAGCVFEPNQTARPLILVLSGALLGRAIWLWCSSAFVAFEVTRRQLPIDLFFRPLEFVIVMLTLWFLAPQNILAIGIIHATLWWMQAAVGVFIVARKVTRIDFTGLSAKALRLIGTGVPGAIYTMTVTWFLQAPIVLFRQIAGVGDTLGHFALSMQITGYLLTIPYLVGSVALPVLSRSAVRDDGKTRSAARAMLVAIPAVGAALSLLGTWLAPSLTSLVFGLEYLQAGRILGEAIWLLIPISLAIGLQQVLFSCRANLGLASIFSIVGIVAMVALYAPLARAFSYHGALLATGIGMSIWAGGIALALVTAGILSRPPRDSLAGVAQGNLP from the coding sequence ATGAGAATCTCTCCCGGCCTCAGCTCCATCCTGCGGAACTTCGGTTTCCTTCTCGGCAGCCAGATGCTGACGACGTTGATCGGGTGCGGCTATGCCATTCTCCTGGCGCGGCTGCTGGGTCCGGACCTCTATGGCACGCTGACCTATGGCTATTCCTGGTACCTGACCTTCATCACCTTGACCTATCTCGGGCTCGACATGGTGCTCGCTCGGGAAGTCGGCCGCGATCCCGCGCGGGCCCCGAGCCTGGCGGGGTCCACCTTGGCCCTCCGCGCCGCGATTGCCACCCTGGTCGCTATTCTGTCCGCGGTCGCCGGCTGCGTTTTCGAGCCGAATCAGACGGCACGCCCTTTGATCCTCGTTCTTTCCGGCGCCCTTCTCGGCCGCGCGATCTGGCTCTGGTGCAGCTCGGCTTTCGTCGCCTTCGAGGTCACGCGCCGTCAGTTGCCGATAGACCTCTTCTTTCGGCCGCTCGAATTCGTGATCGTCATGCTGACGCTCTGGTTCCTGGCGCCGCAAAATATCCTCGCGATCGGCATCATCCACGCGACGCTGTGGTGGATGCAGGCGGCCGTGGGCGTCTTCATCGTCGCCAGGAAGGTCACGCGCATCGATTTCACCGGCCTTTCGGCAAAGGCGCTTCGGCTGATCGGGACGGGCGTCCCCGGCGCCATCTACACCATGACGGTGACCTGGTTTCTGCAGGCACCGATCGTGCTGTTTCGACAGATCGCGGGCGTCGGCGACACGCTGGGGCATTTCGCGCTGTCCATGCAGATCACCGGATATCTGCTCACGATCCCCTATCTCGTCGGAAGCGTGGCACTGCCGGTCCTGTCGCGCTCGGCGGTGCGGGACGACGGAAAAACTCGTAGTGCCGCGAGGGCGATGCTGGTGGCCATTCCCGCCGTCGGCGCGGCGCTCAGTCTGCTGGGCACCTGGTTGGCACCGTCGCTGACATCCCTGGTCTTCGGCCTGGAATATCTCCAGGCTGGGCGCATCCTGGGCGAGGCGATCTGGCTGCTGATACCGATCAGCCTCGCCATCGGCCTGCAGCAGGTCTTGTTCTCCTGCCGCGCCAATCTCGGCCTTGCCTCGATCTTCTCCATCGTCGGCATCGTCGCCATGGTGGCGCTCTATGCGCCCCTGGCCCGGGCCTTCTCCTATCACGGGGCGCTGCTGGCCACCGGCATCGGCATGTCGATCTGGGCCGGCGGAATCGCCCTGGCGCTGGTCACGGCCGGCATACTTTCCAGGCCGCCCCGGGATTCCCTGGCGGGCGTGGCGCAGGGGAACCTTCCCTGA
- a CDS encoding AMP nucleosidase, whose protein sequence is MSHLTPEQAVDRLEELHRTASMALRNAVALYVEKGTVPTAAERARLRYPELRVHWQPEGAVQFTRRAWAKFQSPGVYATTVTQPAHFRSYLLEQLRPLVEEFGARIEVRVSEQEIPYPFVIESGDEFVHGDISVSELARHFPTPALASVGDEIADGLWETKEGQPRPLALFDAVRVDFSLRRLLHYTGTSWRSIQPWILCTNYQRYVDQFVQWGLEELARPDGPYTELVLPGGGSVRRGDDSETAMATVTAAPWERFQMPAYSLLRSDGQGGVTIINIGVGPSNTKNATDHLAVLRPNCWLMIGHCGGLRQSQTIGDYVLAHGYLRRDRILDELVPPEVPVPALAEVQLALQEAAGLVTGERGDGLKRRLRTGTVVSYADRNWELRWAQERRRINLGRAIAVDMESGTLATQGYRLRVPYGTLLCVSDKPLHGEIKLPGAATAFYKRAVGEHLKIGLTAVELLRSQLGSLHSRKLRSFDEPPFR, encoded by the coding sequence ATGAGCCATCTGACGCCCGAGCAGGCGGTCGACCGCCTCGAGGAACTGCATCGCACCGCCTCGATGGCGCTGCGCAACGCCGTGGCACTCTACGTCGAGAAGGGCACCGTGCCCACCGCGGCCGAGCGCGCCCGGCTGCGCTATCCCGAACTGCGCGTCCACTGGCAGCCCGAGGGCGCGGTGCAGTTCACGCGCCGGGCCTGGGCCAAGTTCCAGTCGCCCGGCGTCTATGCCACCACCGTGACGCAGCCGGCCCACTTCCGCTCCTATCTGCTGGAGCAGCTCCGGCCGCTGGTCGAGGAGTTCGGCGCGCGGATCGAGGTCCGCGTCAGCGAGCAGGAGATCCCCTACCCCTTCGTCATCGAATCCGGCGACGAGTTCGTCCATGGCGACATTTCGGTCTCCGAGCTGGCGCGCCATTTCCCGACGCCGGCCTTGGCCAGCGTCGGCGACGAGATCGCCGACGGGCTATGGGAGACCAAGGAAGGCCAGCCGCGGCCGCTGGCCCTGTTCGACGCCGTTCGGGTCGATTTCTCGCTGCGCCGGCTGCTGCATTACACCGGCACCTCCTGGCGCTCGATCCAGCCCTGGATCCTCTGCACCAACTATCAGCGCTATGTGGATCAGTTCGTGCAATGGGGGCTGGAGGAGCTGGCGCGGCCCGACGGGCCCTATACCGAGCTGGTGCTGCCGGGCGGCGGCTCGGTGCGGCGCGGCGACGACAGCGAGACCGCGATGGCGACCGTGACGGCCGCCCCCTGGGAACGCTTCCAGATGCCGGCCTACAGCCTGCTGCGCAGCGACGGCCAGGGCGGCGTCACCATCATCAATATCGGCGTCGGCCCCTCAAACACCAAGAACGCGACCGATCATCTGGCGGTGCTGCGTCCCAATTGCTGGCTGATGATCGGCCATTGCGGCGGCCTGCGGCAATCGCAGACCATCGGCGATTATGTGCTGGCGCATGGCTATCTGCGCCGCGACCGCATCCTCGACGAGCTGGTGCCGCCGGAGGTGCCGGTCCCGGCGCTGGCCGAGGTGCAGCTCGCCTTGCAGGAGGCGGCCGGCCTCGTTACCGGCGAGCGCGGCGACGGGCTGAAGCGGCGCCTGCGCACCGGCACCGTCGTCAGCTATGCCGACCGCAACTGGGAACTGCGCTGGGCGCAGGAACGAAGGCGCATCAATCTGGGCCGCGCCATCGCCGTCGATATGGAGAGCGGCACGCTGGCGACCCAGGGCTATCGCCTACGGGTACCCTACGGCACGCTGCTCTGCGTCTCCGACAAGCCGCTGCATGGCGAGATCAAGCTGCCGGGGGCCGCGACCGCCTTCTATAAGCGCGCGGTGGGCGAGCATCTGAAGATCGGCCTGACCGCCGTGGAGCTGCTGCGCAGCCAGCTCGGCTCGCTCCACTCGCGCAAGCTCAGGAGCTTCGACGAGCCGCCCTTCCGGTAA
- a CDS encoding oxidoreductase has product MSRDPRYDILFEPVRIGPVTAKNRFFQVPHCNGMGITYPSSMIGMRGMKAEGGWAVVCTEETDIHPSGDLSPLAEGRLWDDLDIPVFARMNEAIHKHGALAGVELAHTANRDACLFSREVPVNVSHAPAGEGYYPAQARRMDRADIRNYRRWHREAALRAERAGFDIIYVYVRAYTSINGNFLSRTLNDRTDEYGGSLENRLRLTREVTEDMVEAVGGRCAVAIRWTVDDPMKPDGQPDLAEGREVIEMLAELPDLWDVNLREWVRDSMPSRFGPEGSQEEFIRFVKTVTTKPVVGVGRFTSPDTMVSQVRRGLLDFIGAARPSIADPFLPKKIEEGRIDDIRECIGCNMCVSSDFTMVPMRCTQNPTAGEEWRKGWHPEKIAAKKSDDNVLIVGAGPAGLEAARALGQRGYEVTLAEARQEVGGRVALESRLPGLATWGRVRDYRLQQIRRMPNLQLYLDSRLSAEDIRGYGFAKVVIATGGHWRRDGIARWRSTPIPGLDLAHVLTPDDIFAGKAVTGPVVVYDDDHYYMGGVLAEKLRLEGHEVTLVTPASDISTWTKFTLEQPMIEQRLHEIGVSVLEKHLVASAKEGEIELEHSHNGARRRMACGTLLLVTMRLPNDGIYLELSESAEALEAAGITSLARIGDCHAPSTIAAAVYAGHRYAREMDEPEAEIAFRRELIALAPS; this is encoded by the coding sequence ATGTCACGTGATCCCCGCTACGACATCCTGTTCGAGCCCGTCCGCATCGGCCCGGTGACCGCGAAGAACCGTTTCTTCCAGGTGCCGCATTGCAACGGCATGGGCATCACCTATCCGAGCTCGATGATCGGCATGCGCGGCATGAAGGCCGAAGGCGGCTGGGCCGTGGTCTGCACCGAGGAGACCGACATCCATCCGAGCGGCGATCTATCGCCGCTGGCCGAGGGCAGGCTCTGGGACGATCTCGACATTCCGGTCTTCGCCCGCATGAACGAGGCGATCCACAAGCATGGGGCGCTGGCGGGCGTCGAGCTCGCCCATACCGCCAACCGCGATGCCTGCCTCTTCAGTCGCGAGGTGCCGGTCAATGTCAGCCACGCGCCGGCGGGCGAGGGCTATTACCCGGCCCAGGCGCGCCGCATGGACCGCGCCGATATCCGCAATTACCGCCGCTGGCATCGCGAGGCCGCGCTCCGGGCCGAGCGCGCCGGCTTCGACATCATCTATGTCTATGTCCGCGCCTATACCTCGATCAACGGCAACTTTCTCTCGCGCACGCTGAACGACCGCACCGACGAGTACGGCGGCAGCCTCGAGAATCGCCTGCGGCTGACCCGCGAGGTGACCGAGGACATGGTCGAGGCGGTGGGCGGGCGCTGTGCCGTCGCGATCCGCTGGACCGTCGACGACCCGATGAAACCAGACGGCCAGCCCGATCTCGCCGAGGGCCGGGAGGTGATCGAGATGCTGGCCGAGCTGCCCGATCTCTGGGACGTGAATTTGCGCGAATGGGTCCGCGATTCCATGCCGTCCCGCTTCGGGCCGGAAGGATCGCAGGAGGAATTCATCCGCTTCGTCAAGACGGTGACGACGAAACCCGTGGTCGGCGTCGGCCGCTTCACCTCGCCCGACACGATGGTCTCGCAGGTGCGCCGCGGCCTGCTCGATTTCATCGGCGCCGCCCGGCCCTCGATCGCCGATCCCTTCCTCCCGAAGAAGATCGAGGAAGGCCGCATCGACGATATCCGCGAATGCATCGGCTGCAATATGTGCGTCTCCTCCGACTTCACCATGGTGCCGATGCGCTGCACCCAGAACCCGACCGCCGGCGAGGAATGGCGCAAGGGCTGGCATCCGGAGAAGATCGCGGCGAAGAAATCCGACGACAATGTGCTGATCGTGGGAGCGGGTCCGGCGGGCCTCGAGGCCGCCCGGGCGCTGGGCCAGCGCGGCTATGAGGTGACCCTGGCCGAAGCAAGGCAAGAGGTGGGCGGCCGCGTCGCACTGGAAAGCAGACTGCCGGGCCTCGCCACCTGGGGCCGCGTGCGCGATTATCGCCTGCAGCAGATCCGGCGCATGCCGAACCTGCAGCTCTATCTCGACAGCCGGCTCAGCGCCGAGGACATCCGCGGCTACGGCTTCGCCAAGGTGGTGATCGCGACCGGCGGCCATTGGCGGCGCGACGGGATCGCTCGCTGGCGCTCGACCCCGATCCCGGGCCTCGATCTCGCTCATGTGCTGACGCCCGACGACATCTTCGCCGGCAAGGCCGTGACGGGTCCCGTCGTGGTCTATGACGACGACCATTACTATATGGGCGGCGTGCTGGCGGAGAAGCTGCGGCTGGAGGGCCATGAGGTGACGCTGGTGACGCCGGCCTCCGACATCTCGACCTGGACCAAATTCACGCTCGAGCAGCCGATGATCGAGCAGCGCCTCCATGAGATCGGCGTGTCGGTCCTCGAGAAGCATCTCGTGGCCTCCGCCAAGGAAGGCGAGATCGAGCTCGAGCACAGCCACAACGGCGCCCGCCGGCGCATGGCATGCGGGACGCTGCTGCTGGTGACGATGCGGCTGCCGAATGACGGCATTTATCTCGAATTGTCGGAAAGCGCCGAGGCGCTCGAGGCCGCCGGCATCACCTCGCTCGCGCGCATCGGCGACTGCCACGCGCCCTCGACGATCGCCGCCGCGGTCTATGCCGGCCATCGCTATGCGCGCGAGATGGACGAGCCGGAGGCCGAAATCGCCTTCAGGCGCGAGCTGATCGCGCTGGCGCCGTCATGA
- a CDS encoding DUF2218 domain-containing protein, translating into MSEARVATENGARYVQQLCKHWAHKFVVQYTARNGRVDFGEGRALAFAVSAGHLSLLAKAPDGDTLSKLEAVVADHLKRFASREGLEVNFAPVML; encoded by the coding sequence ATGTCCGAGGCCCGCGTCGCCACCGAAAACGGCGCGCGCTATGTGCAGCAGCTGTGCAAGCACTGGGCCCACAAATTCGTCGTGCAGTACACCGCGCGGAACGGCCGCGTCGATTTCGGCGAGGGCCGCGCCCTGGCGTTCGCCGTCAGCGCCGGTCATCTCAGCCTGCTGGCCAAGGCGCCGGATGGCGATACGCTCTCGAAGCTCGAAGCGGTCGTCGCCGATCACCTGAAGCGCTTCGCCTCCCGCGAAGGGCTCGAGGTGAATTTCGCGCCGGTGATGCTCTAG